The Mercenaria mercenaria strain notata chromosome 6, MADL_Memer_1, whole genome shotgun sequence genome contains the following window.
tgatttcaattttttcaaaatttaggaATAACCTCCATTTAGAAGCAGTTTTTTTAGCCCACTTGTGGAAgtaaagacatagttgtccaaatgtctgtttGGTGCATGTGTGTAcgttggtgtgtgtgtgtgtccgtccagatttgtttgtctggaccataacttggacatgcatggagcaatcttgtttatgtattgcaagaatgttaacctcagtgagacttgagtgtcatgcgtaaatcccaggtttctatctcaaaggtcaaggtcacagttgacggtcaaaggtcatgtcagatcttgtccggcctatagctttgacatgcattgaggaatcttgtttatatttggtatgaatgtttaactcaatgagacggactctatctcaaaggtcaaggtcacagttaggggtcaaagggcaggctcaacatgttgccatgggcatctagttaaacttactagtaaaaatgGTGGGGGCAGTATTCATATGTGAGTGAAAGTAGTTGATGAAACATGCTTTCAGTAATAGTGTGATATAAAATAGAGCAAATTCAGCAGTAatgttttatcattattcattaaattttatgatcttaatttctttttatagtaTCTCATTTTGTGATAAATAGATTACATCAGATTCTGTGGCAATGctctttgaaaattttgatattgtgATGAATGATTTGTATGCTTGGCCATGcctctttaaaattttgaaattttcataaataattaacatctGGGCCAtgcccctttaaaattttgataaggTGATCTTGGCCATGATccttaaaaattttgataatgtgATAAATATATCTGTGACTATGCTTCTGAAAAATTTCTTTGGTTTTAACCTTCACTGAAAAAAGTCCATACAGCACTTTTATAATGAAACAGTATCTGTCAGTTTATCCTTCAATTCTGCTAGCAGTACCTATTTAAACAGTGAATAATactaatattcaaatattctgaAGTTTTCTAACTAACACTTGGTGATGGTTCTTCATTACTTTATATATCCAATTACAGGCAGACTTTGATAGTTTTCCAAATGATAAAgccagaaaaaaatgcaaaagaataCCTTTTTTAGTATCTTTCATTGCAGGCTGTCAGCCTAtccatattttcattaaaaaaacccTCAAACTTCTAGTGAttagggcccagttgttcgaaactttaacaggcgattaagctaactgctgattaacttttagggttatttttTGGCATTTCAGacgactttgaaaaacaaatgtatgaggtaagaattataaacaatgaaaactctttacaataaaatcaaaacatcatactaatGTTTCTCACCAAGTCTAgcattttgaatcaaaatttaacaggcggttagtttaacagccggttaaagtttcgaacaaccggcCCCAGTTTTCCTATAATTTTACATAATTGAACTATTGTCAGTTTTCCTTGATTGCTTTGATAGGGAAGCAGAGTACCGTATGTAGGGATTTGTCAGTTACTAAACAACAGTAAAtagcaaaacaaaattatattccgTCTAAATAAAGCAACTTAAAATGCACCTTTAAGTCAGTGAAGCCTGTTTgatgacagtaactgttgttcattttttcaatacacaaaGTTCCTTCAAACACTCGTTTGTTGTTTGAGATAAACCTTGAGAATATTTTCTGTTCTTTCAACACAAAGAATTCATAAAAAATCAAAGTCTGTCTGTAATGCTGTGTTTACTAACTTGCTGTGTGTGTAGAGCACTTGTTTTTGTTCTTTCTACTAACTAGAGATGATACGCACAAAGGATACCATGATGTTAGTGACAAAAAACACAGTCATGACGATAGACTTGATAAAATCGAGAAAAAGTTATCAAACATAGAACATCGTCTTGGTTTTATTGAGGAACAGTCGGAAGATGTGAAATTTGTAGGCAAAAAGGGCCCAAGGTCTGtgcatataaaaagtattggtcgCAAAGATGCGATTTCAAGATCAAGTTCCGAGTCTGGAATACATGAAGAGAGGGACTATGATGAGGATGACCGAGACTTTATTGATAGGGAGATGAGTAAAAGACAAGcagctgaaaaagaaaatttggaaTTTGGTGATGAAAATGATATTCAAGGATCTGTAAAACATGTAGATATTCGCCAAGTACCAATGCAGTCCCATCAGGAGCAGAATAGCGGGGTGCATGTTAGGGACATTATGTTACATCACAAACATGCAATGGGTGGTAGGGCTATGTTTAAACTGTTTGAAGGTTATTCAAATGCTTACCCAGAAGCTAAAGTTAAATCTAACCTCAATAAGACAGACTATACTAAGCAAGTTAATGAATTAACATTAGGAGTACCTAGGAAAGTGAGAAGAGCAAAAATGAAATCACCTAAGAAACAAATGACTAATACGTTAGCAGGTGAGAAAGAACTTGGAAGTTCTGTTTCTCCAGAGTACCAGTCTTGTAAAGGGAACCAGTGGAGACTCAAGCTTAAGCAGCAGAAAGCTAACACATTAACTGGCAATAATCAGCAAGAATATTTTATACAGAGTTTTCCACCTAGATTGCAATATATAAAACTGGCCTACCATCCACCTGTAGACTGTGAATGTAAGGTGGACCCTGATCGTaacaaagggccattactctcaGTAACTGGTCGCCAAGTACTATTGCGTGACCGTGATGAATCGTGTATATAAAGCTTGTCACTTTTTTACTTGACTTTTTTCATGTCTTTCCAATTTTTTGTACATCTTCCCAagtacttttattaaaattactgtttttctctttacttttatacatatttgtcaaatttttatgtgttttacattttttttattacttgtgcaataaatatgctattatttttttagttttgtgcTTACTCGTGTATTACTGCAAATgggatgggtttttttttttttgcattgttttatttGTTCAGATTTAATTGCTGAATCATTTGCATTTCTTGTAACTAGTTGGGACTTTAAACCCTGGTTGGTCAATTTTTAtgtactgttaaatcatttatactCGTGGGagacaaattttgatgaaatttgtgGTTCCATTTGAATCCTAAAAATTAAATATCCTGAAGAATAACACTTAGTGTATATTCtattaattctgttttaaaatttaaaatgcccGAACTAAGCAGTCGATTTTGTAGAAACCAAAAAGTTTTATGCgcatgaaatttaatgattttaccgTATTCATTACCAAGGTTTAGATTTGCAAGTCACATTGTTcacatgaaaatatgcaaaatcaAGTTTGCTGTGGTTCTTTGTGTGAAGCTTACAACTTAACACAACTGCAGACTCAGGAAGTGCCTCATGGCAGATGTAAATATGGCCGAAGACTTGGTTTTGGCGTTCTTAATATTTCTGGACCATTGACGTCATGGAGTCAGTAAAGTGTTATAGCGTAACACAATTCCACTTAATCTGATGCTTAAGGGTATGtggaggggtgttgcacatttcattacctttcatgaacagattcagtcagaTCTCGTCTGCTTCTTTTTGCTTGGTTGTGCActgtgctttcaaaggatcttatagatttagtgttgttgttgttttttgacaGGTTGCCCATTTACTCACATCGATAATATCTGTAATTTAGTGCATACCATAAACGTTTGGCATTTCTTGCATGCTTATTAATTCTCCTTTAAGTGAATAAGACAGTTTATTACGTTGTGAACATTTAACACAGCTAAAAGTCTAGTCTATTTTAAAACCTGTTGCAGATTAccaaaaatctacataaatgtgtttttgtgtgaaatattaatgaactgcatttcagtaattgttcaacagtattataatttacctaaatatacatacaaattagcaaaactatcttaaaacagcaaaaaccctaaaaggtataatcatttgggaattttaaattcaacttttggaaaaaaaaacagacctttttgaattgggattacctcctttaacagaggtagatttataggggaaaaaagccctgcttCCCCTGCAAGTTTTGGCTTAAAATGCAGACCTTgtgattggtcagtttcaaaattatgttcaaaaacaaccaaaaagaTGGTGGTGTGTTAGACTTGGCCTCAAATACAAACCTCTTGTCATTCACCCAGTTAACAGTATGCTTTTATCAAACTTACTTTACCTTCTCAAGTGGTAAGTAGTTTTGCTTCTTTCTATCTTGCAATCATGTACAAACATGAAGATCAGTTATAAATTAACACAATATACAGCTTGAATAAAGACAGAGTGTATCAAATACAATATTTAgaacaaaacataataataaataattatatactagTAGTTTGTTTAAGATTCTTACATTTCAATAGTAGGATATGTTTGATTGatgttataccccagtcacacatgcggtgcggatagctacgtctagctacggatagacaCGTAGTAATCCATACCTGAGCTGTACAGATGGATacagattactactttaaggtacagCTCGGGTACGGATCAATCTGGATTGATACGAATTACTACCGTGGCTAGACATAGCTATccgcgccatatgtgtgactggggtataatagagaattttttaaaaatatggaaaGTTTCTTGAAATATGTACAAAACATTACTTCAGCGTACTTAGAGTACACAGCTCAATGTATTCTTTTAAATTGATAGGTCAGGTCAATCAAGAAAAGGAGACATCTATAGACCTCACTTATCAGCACGCAGTCAACaggtaaattttgttaaaatttacttCTGTGAAATTGAAGATTTCCAGTCATTTACATGtatgattaaaaaaaacttaacttCGTCAGTGTCATCATATTATATTCTAAACTGctttgaagattttcatgaaactagtaTCAGAtgttacctcatcaagacgacttGCGGAGGGCACAGTAGCTTAACTTCATGTCCGCATGATATCATCGAAACCACTTCAAACAATGCTAGTTTTATGCAAATCATTTAAGTGATTTAGAAGACATTGTacttgtgtctgctccatatcttctaaactacTTAAATGATTTGCATAAAACTAGCATTGTTTGTTAACATTATCAAGATGACAGGAAGAATGCACAACCCAAGGTCTAGGCCAcacaaaggtcaaaggtcatgatcacaatattttactttacCTAAACAACCTTTAGTGTAAGTTCTTGTTTCGTTTAACCTTTTCTACTACTTTCTGATACTTTCATGTGAAGATAGTGGTTACAGTAACAATATTTAAGCACATACCTAAAAATCTGTTGAGGTAgttacatggactataaaatgtaattgtaattttagGCAGGATTGAGCAATGGGGACGCAGGAACAGTTGTTGGTGAGTACCAGTCTATTAAATTTAGCTTCTGTTTTGGAGATGCAATGTTATCATTGGTCATTTCAAAATAGTGTTTGAAAACTACCAATCAAATGATAGATTTTTTTACAGGTTTCCAGATTCATTTTTACAACATTGAACCCAGGAATGTATAAGTAATTTCTGTCAAACATTTTCATcagtcatttgtttattttaagctaaagttttaattttgttgttgtttatttgaaatatactgaAAGGCATCCTGgttctagaaaaaaaatctcgTATCATCAAATTTCAAGTCTAAAACTATAAGGCCTAATTCTTCTTGCTCTGTTGTTGTTTAAGCCTAATAAATTGTGATGAAACATTACGTGAATGTACAATTTTATGAGGACAGATTGCTATAAGCAAAGTTATGGCAGATTGTATATATGCTGGTATAAGGTGTAAGTCAGATGTTTCAGGTCTTAAATCATGCAATGACAGATGATGAATATGGGCAAAGGTGCCCTGCACAGGCTTATGCAATGCCAGGAGGGGCAATAaagttcttcctccaccattaaagccaTTAAGTAGTCTTGTGTTCCACTTAAAGCCAAACAAAGCTGTAAAATTAATTAAGTTCTTGAACAGTTTCAGATGAAGCCAAGAGAAATAATAGACTTGCTGCAGAAAATGGACATAAGGAAAACAGAGATGTATGTTTGTTTACTTTAAAGTTGTTTCATTTAgttggcataaaattttgttgttttgacaaaaacaaaagcaaCTATTTTGTAATGACATGAACTTGCGGGTTTCAATGTTTATGGAGAAGATAAATGGAAAATTTGCGTTTCATTCTGGTCAAATATCATGCAGGGATTGATGCAACACCCATGAATAATAATGACTTTACAGCATATCATATGAAGCTGATGGCTATGTGACCAAGAAGGTTATGGTTGTTGACTTCATACCACTTCTAAATGCTGCTTGTGGCAGGTCTGATGTTCTACCAAAGTccaatatatatgtatgaaaaaaATACCTGAGGAGTATCTCGAGTCTCCCTGCACTATTGAAGCTGGAATCTTGTAGTATGACCTTAATTGTGTCAGTGAGAGAtccaaatgaaacaaaaaaagaaaaccttttaatataaaatagaataattttaatgatatgagtttaactttaaatatttttagtcTTGGTTGTTATTTTAAGCCCGAAGTGCTATTTTTAGCCTCAAATGTTGTTTTTAGCCTCAGGTGTTGGTGACACAGAAGACCCTTACAGCAAGGCAACATTCAGTCAGCAAAAGTCCAATTCAAGGCTGGGCAGGAGAAGACCAACAAGAGAAAGACTCTGCAGTAGCTAATGGTGTTGTTAATGATACCGCACTGCATGACAATGTACAAGGGAATGATGAAGAGGAATTCAAaggacaaaatgtgtttgttacaAATGCAATAGAAAATGGAGACAGTCATGATCAGGGTAATGATGATATTGGTGAAAATAATGGTGacgataaaaaagaaaacaaacatactgAAAAAGATGTTGAGAAAATTGAACAGGAAAATGAAGtgactgaaaaaatagaaaaactagaAATTGTGACTGATGGTAAAATGAATGATGATGCTGGTAAAAAAGGTGAAAAGGGTAATGATGATAGTATAAGTGTTCACAAAACAGAGGAAACCTCAGAATCAAGTGATAAAGATAAGACTGAAGTAAAAACAGAAGATTATCTTGGAAAGTGAAGCATTAGATTGAGTGCTTTAACTACTTGTAGAAGTTTTTGtatatgtaattttaagacaaattgGTGGTTTGTAACACAACTACTGATGAAAGTAGAAAGAAATGATTTCTGGTACCTGTGATAGTTATTCTGTGATACAAGACTAGgtctttatatgaaaaaaatcagCTTCTTGATTAAAAGTCTTAGGGCCCAGATTCAACATTTTAAATCTGAAATCTGTTGACAAgacttgaatcagaaaaaaagcaagttgtattttcttttaaagagcatatatactgcaaaatattttaatgattttcaattatgtattcattttcaaggaaattttcatgaaaaactgtatatataatcatattataaaactagagtgtaataaaaaaaattccattttGATTTAAGTCGATATTGCAGACTAAAAGCATGTATAAAATATAGACTGTTTAACTAAATGTATTATTCTTTTACATGACATTGCATTATAAAGTACTGCAATTCACATATCATATTGTCAAAATTAAATCCAAAGTGTAAATCAGCTAAATAAGAATTTGCTGCTGTGGGAATTTTGTAATATACACTTCTTTCAATTGATATATTACATTGTCAGCATTAAATCTGGAGTGTCAATTTCAGCTAAATAGGAATTTACTGTTGTGCCAATTTTGTAATGCACACATGTgccaattttatatatatatataaatattttatttaaggggccaagtttatttatattatatttttacaaaacaattattATTGATGCTCATTATTCTGCTCATTAGAAAGAATAAAATTGCAATTTTccttgttttaatttcaagtgaTTCTAAAGGATTTTTAGCCTAGCCAATGCATTTGAGTATGATTATACATACCTCAACAGAATGATttacattttatagaaaaatgttagtcCGGTTTCAGATTTATAAAACCAGTCTCCAAAATTAATACTTCTTTGCCATTGGTCAGATTTTTTTAGTAAGCTCAGTCAACTCCTTAAGATTTCAGACTGGTCTCTAAACTCACTTTAACATTCTGGAACCAGTCAATATTTCAGATGGACACCtcaatgataaaatgtttatacTGGTAGATGTTCATATCCATTCAAAATTAAACTGGGGATGTATTGTTATttgaatatgaattttatttcaattacaaggtgaaatatattgtatatattatacagGCCTGTGTAAATTGAATTCTAAATTTTTCTGCAATGGGTAAACACAAGCAGCATTTACTTTATCTTTTTGtgtaatataatattcatttgTTCAGATAAGTATTAgtatttagtattttatatacatttttttattatatatttaaacattgaCAGCTCATTCAACTTTAGCCCACATGTgacattaaattttttatcacatgtttgacgtcgcgggagtgtaataaagccattaaataaaaatgataatacactagtgtaataaagctttgacgtcgacgtcatttatagtataggagacgttggtcaaattgacttgtttatatagtaaaagaaagtagaagttttgatgtttcagacaggaaaggctaacatgtgataaaaagaatattacatttgtgactttccacattgaatttattaaactcgttgaataaaattgataaaatgctcggcaaagcctcgcattttattattttattcaacttgtctaataaattcaatatggaaagacacttgtgtaatatcctctatgtatttcaCTTTACAGATTGAGAAAAAGACATCATCTTAAAAATGACcattaatttacattaaaattaattttcatactGATTACTGGTACATTACTAACCCCACTTCTTTTGAAATAAGTAGGTTGCAATGAAGTagatattttatgtaatatatttgttatttcagtCTATTTACAGTTGTTTCATCATGTTTAGAAGTATTTCCTATATTAAGAGACggtaaatgtatttcaaatacaGCTGAAACTAGGTATCTCAAATTTTCTTatctcaaatcacttgcccctcaccgatgtgggttcgagcctcactcagggtgttTAATTCGTCATGTGGCCgtctagctggcttacagaaggtcagtggttctacccaggtaccagtCTGTGATAAAATAACGCAtggaggggaacctggggtcttcctccaccatcaaagctggaacgtcTCCATATGACCCATAAGTGTGTCAGCAAGATgttaaaccaaaagaaaaaatctTTCATCTTGAAGAAATTATAAGTCCTTTCAAAATATCCTGATTGTGCGTATTTTCACTCCGTTTAAGCCAACTTTGAATACTACAACCCTTCAGCTATATCAAAGTAAATTTGAACTTCTATCAGTCAGAGTCCCAAGTTTTTATGTCTAAATGTGTCAAAGTAAATACTTTGTTCTTGACATACAAACCTGATTATgcattgaaaacaaaatagataaaactattaacaaaatatatttcagattGATGAGTACTCTCAACATGTATATGAATTGTGTATCTCATGAAATTGTATATGTCATATTTACGTGTACATGATGTGAGGCTACGGCAGATTATCGGGAAAAAAACCTACACCAAGCATTTTTAGTTCCT
Protein-coding sequences here:
- the LOC123548508 gene encoding uncharacterized protein LOC123548508 isoform X1; the encoded protein is MIRLDQRSLDVQGTERVFKKVVHSGQNAIRFVDKDGVPMRVPNTAALSRLHSTYTLSPRGVPTRKSNHSYSGQLTQAKMQNMVSSLDTTSQEMSSYPSMHSYGNGLSSAGSSRHYISTANSQKRRSFGPPRSVKSMAKSASTQRSQRMLVSAPGPDLSVEPELENTNESPQGKRLEKEWSALSQCRALKRSSEIVSHRVDRMYFMSGNKLNLQSKYHVEDKELRHLRDLQAARASSRASRDDTHKGYHDVSDKKHSHDDRLDKIEKKLSNIEHRLGFIEEQSEDVKFVGKKGPRSVHIKSIGRKDAISRSSSESGIHEERDYDEDDRDFIDREMSKRQAAEKENLEFGDENDIQGSVKHVDIRQVPMQSHQEQNSGVHVRDIMLHHKHAMGGRAMFKLFEGYSNAYPEAKVKSNLNKTDYTKQVNELTLGVPRKVRRAKMKSPKKQMTNTLAGEKELGSSVSPEYQSCKGNQWRLKLKQQKANTLTGNNQQEYFIQSFPPRLQYIKLAYHPPVDCECKVDPDRNKGPLLSVTGRQVLLRDRDESCI